One segment of Niabella beijingensis DNA contains the following:
- a CDS encoding Gfo/Idh/MocA family protein — MRKNFTRRDFLYASSLGTAGFLAGPSIGKAGIFKSTVNIGLIGVGQRGSGLLNLLTRVDGAKVTACCDIDNSHLQRCKTVVPDAKLYPEYQKLIQDRSVDAVIIATPLYLHYQIARDAIEAGKHIYVEKTMTYDIDQALKLEALSESRPQIIIQVGHQYRYYGMYPKIKKLIADGLIGKVTHYECQYNRNSDWRRPVTDPSMEKQVNWRMYKEFSGGPLAELSAHQIDIVNWLQDGHPLKAIGMGDVNFWRDGRTTFDNVRVIYDYEGGVKSSIVSVLSNEYNGYLTRILGSTGTIEMTRDRALLFPEKLKKEQMIVDGVTGATKEVLNKGEGIVIFNDTEKTEPTTFALRGFVKSVRDGQLPVSNVHTGKETAIAVHMGNAAAESGILQKWEDRYK, encoded by the coding sequence ATGAGAAAAAATTTTACAAGAAGAGATTTTTTATATGCCAGCTCCCTGGGTACCGCTGGTTTTCTGGCAGGACCATCGATTGGCAAGGCCGGTATTTTTAAGAGTACTGTAAATATTGGGCTCATCGGCGTTGGTCAGCGTGGATCGGGGTTGCTGAATTTACTTACCAGGGTTGATGGTGCTAAAGTAACTGCCTGTTGTGATATTGACAACAGCCACTTACAGCGGTGTAAGACAGTAGTTCCCGATGCCAAATTATATCCGGAATATCAAAAACTGATACAGGATAGATCGGTGGATGCGGTAATTATTGCAACGCCTTTATACCTGCATTACCAGATAGCCAGGGATGCAATTGAAGCAGGTAAGCACATTTATGTAGAAAAAACGATGACTTATGATATCGATCAGGCACTTAAGCTGGAAGCGTTGTCTGAAAGTCGGCCCCAAATTATAATACAGGTAGGGCATCAATACCGGTACTATGGAATGTACCCTAAAATAAAAAAGCTTATTGCAGACGGATTGATCGGGAAAGTAACACATTATGAATGCCAGTATAACCGGAACTCAGACTGGCGCCGGCCTGTAACCGATCCATCTATGGAAAAACAGGTGAACTGGCGGATGTATAAAGAGTTTTCAGGAGGTCCGCTGGCAGAGCTTTCCGCCCACCAGATCGATATAGTGAACTGGCTGCAGGACGGGCATCCTCTAAAAGCGATAGGTATGGGCGATGTTAATTTCTGGAGAGACGGACGTACTACTTTCGATAATGTGAGAGTGATATATGACTATGAAGGGGGCGTAAAATCAAGTATTGTATCTGTTTTAAGTAATGAATACAATGGATATCTTACGAGAATCCTGGGAAGCACCGGAACTATTGAAATGACACGGGACCGTGCATTGCTGTTTCCTGAAAAATTGAAAAAAGAGCAGATGATCGTAGATGGGGTTACCGGTGCTACCAAGGAAGTATTGAATAAGGGCGAGGGGATTGTGATTTTCAATGATACCGAAAAAACAGAGCCCACCACTTTTGCATTACGTGGTTTTGTAAAAAGTGTACGGGACGGCCAGCTGCCGGTTTCCAATGTACATACAGGAAAAGAAACGGCGATTGCAGTGCATATGGGTAATGCGGCGGCGGAATCAGGCATTTTACAAAAATGGGAAGACCGATACAAATAA